From Synoicihabitans lomoniglobus, the proteins below share one genomic window:
- a CDS encoding YihY/virulence factor BrkB family protein: MAWFKKQIAEVRHLFRTRIWSSESINDKSPRGRAHAFLRVVSITVSGLDENRAVSRAAALSFSSLIGLGPLIALVMMVAGFMLDDDNPDLAVESLNTMIKFVAPQLNEYERVTAEQAIGDFDDASDPGDDAIEVRPELVEFINGFVSSSRNGTVGAVGALTLIIIVLQLFTSIETAFNDIWGVRRGRSWLLRIVFYWTVLSLGAVLFFAALTGLSAGAFLNVFQEIMPFGDTLVEWLKYFLPLGSFTLLVAILAVFYRAIPNTHVFWGSATVGAFLVGVLLISNNYLAFIYISRVLQTKALYGSLAIPIVLMFGLYIFWFFVLLGGQVSYAVQNVRFRNSKAAWNTLAESMRERLSLVVLLTVCRRFHSCQSPQTASELGLAIGVPDQLLNACLDRLVRMHLITPIPAPNGEPATDDRYHPARPLGRTTLAHFKKRDDDLGDDPAGPILAHREPLLAHYNTAVDALTKAELFQRPLDQLFEEHPLPSQEEDGPQSATATV; encoded by the coding sequence ATGGCCTGGTTTAAAAAACAGATCGCAGAGGTTCGGCATCTCTTCCGCACCCGGATTTGGTCGTCCGAATCGATCAACGACAAGAGTCCCCGCGGCCGGGCCCACGCGTTTTTGCGCGTGGTTTCGATCACCGTTTCGGGACTCGATGAAAACCGGGCCGTGAGTCGGGCGGCCGCGCTGAGCTTTAGTTCGCTGATCGGTCTGGGGCCGTTGATCGCCCTCGTCATGATGGTCGCGGGGTTCATGCTCGATGATGACAACCCCGACCTGGCGGTTGAGTCGCTGAACACCATGATCAAGTTCGTCGCGCCTCAGCTCAATGAATACGAGCGGGTCACGGCGGAGCAGGCGATCGGCGATTTCGACGACGCCTCCGACCCCGGCGACGACGCCATCGAAGTGCGCCCCGAGTTGGTCGAGTTCATCAACGGTTTCGTATCGAGTTCCCGCAACGGCACGGTTGGGGCCGTCGGCGCCCTCACCCTCATTATCATCGTTCTGCAGCTGTTCACGTCCATCGAGACCGCCTTCAACGACATCTGGGGCGTGCGCCGCGGACGATCGTGGCTGCTGCGCATCGTCTTCTACTGGACCGTGCTGTCGCTCGGCGCGGTGCTGTTTTTTGCCGCCCTCACGGGCCTCTCCGCCGGCGCATTCCTCAACGTTTTCCAAGAGATCATGCCGTTCGGCGATACGTTGGTCGAGTGGTTGAAATACTTTCTGCCCCTGGGTTCATTCACTCTGCTGGTGGCAATCCTAGCCGTGTTTTATCGGGCCATACCCAATACCCACGTCTTCTGGGGGTCGGCCACGGTGGGCGCCTTCCTCGTCGGCGTGCTGCTCATCTCGAACAACTACCTCGCGTTCATCTACATCAGCCGCGTCCTGCAAACCAAAGCACTCTACGGCTCGCTCGCGATTCCCATCGTGCTCATGTTCGGGCTCTACATTTTCTGGTTCTTTGTGCTGCTGGGCGGCCAGGTCAGCTACGCGGTGCAAAACGTGCGATTCCGCAACTCCAAGGCGGCCTGGAACACCCTCGCCGAGTCCATGCGGGAACGGCTCTCACTGGTGGTCTTGCTCACCGTGTGCCGACGGTTTCATTCCTGCCAATCCCCGCAAACCGCTTCGGAGCTGGGCCTCGCCATCGGGGTTCCCGATCAACTGCTCAACGCCTGTCTGGATCGACTGGTCCGCATGCACCTCATCACGCCGATTCCCGCCCCCAACGGAGAACCCGCCACCGACGATCGTTATCACCCCGCGCGACCGCTCGGACGCACCACCCTGGCTCATTTCAAAAAACGCGACGACGATCTGGGCGATGACCCCGCCGGTCCGATCCTCGCACACCGCGAACCCCTGCTCGCACACTACAACACCGCCGTGGATGCGCTCACTAAAGCAGAACTGTTTCAACGCCCCCTCGACCAGCTCTTTGAGGAACATCCCTTGCCCTCCCAGGAGGAAGACGGTCCCCAGTCCGCCACCGCCACGGTCTAA
- a CDS encoding GYF domain-containing protein, with protein MRPTLSSNSFRPMAPQEYYIRNESDSEARGPFNLEQLTSLAENGQVTAETVYYDAAKEQWVSVGSDAELMKQLYPEKKKLQVRAKGEIKSLNTTSESVPPIEVADMLAAAEGRSADTKGKADPAEALARNAQISMYACTLILLISGLALLAPSIDVIVAGNYPKLLQQPFAILGAVDLFLFIVMLLQAVAIYPFIRFRAALGAGFLGLFFFTQGDTHTALYSVVGSVGIYFSTVFTNLFAVIVTAVIGIGGMGMFAWTVLNS; from the coding sequence TTGCGACCGACCCTCTCCTCAAACAGCTTCCGGCCGATGGCCCCGCAGGAGTATTACATCCGCAACGAGTCCGACAGCGAAGCCCGCGGTCCCTTCAACCTCGAACAACTCACTTCGCTCGCGGAAAACGGACAAGTCACGGCCGAGACGGTTTACTACGATGCCGCCAAGGAACAATGGGTCAGTGTCGGTTCCGATGCCGAGCTCATGAAGCAGCTCTACCCCGAAAAGAAAAAGCTGCAGGTCCGGGCCAAAGGAGAAATCAAATCGCTCAACACGACCTCGGAGAGTGTTCCGCCCATCGAGGTCGCCGACATGCTCGCTGCGGCCGAGGGACGCTCCGCCGATACCAAGGGTAAAGCAGATCCCGCGGAGGCGCTCGCCCGCAATGCCCAGATCAGCATGTATGCGTGCACCCTGATTCTCCTCATCAGTGGCCTCGCACTGCTGGCGCCATCCATCGATGTCATCGTGGCCGGGAACTACCCCAAGTTGCTCCAGCAACCCTTTGCGATTCTCGGGGCGGTGGATCTGTTCCTGTTCATCGTCATGTTGCTGCAGGCGGTGGCAATCTATCCGTTCATCCGCTTTCGCGCCGCGCTGGGGGCGGGATTTCTCGGACTGTTTTTTTTCACCCAAGGCGACACCCATACCGCGCTTTATTCCGTGGTGGGATCGGTGGGGATCTATTTTTCCACCGTCTTCACCAACCTGTTTGCCGTTATCGTCACCGCAGTGATTGGGATCGGCGGCATGGGCATGTTTGCCTGGACTGTGCTCAACTCCTGA